Proteins encoded together in one Bos indicus isolate NIAB-ARS_2022 breed Sahiwal x Tharparkar chromosome 25, NIAB-ARS_B.indTharparkar_mat_pri_1.0, whole genome shotgun sequence window:
- the STAG3 gene encoding cohesin subunit SA-3 isoform X5, which translates to MTGTRSRLQRGTRVLYLSRTTLLHRDSESLSAGEGSDFEDSLRRNGKKRAAKRPLKPTPAKLPKKRSQTVRANGQKESEPPASDLFDAVKGAKSDMQSLVDEWLDSYKQDQDAAFLELVNFFIRSCGCKGTVTPEMFKKMSNSEIIRHLTEQFNEDSGDYPLTASGPSWKKFQGSFCEFVRTLVYQCQYGLLYDGFPMDNLISLLTGLSDSQVRAFRHTSTLAAMKLMTSLVRVALQLSLHKDNNQRQYEAERNKGPGQRAPERLESLLEKRRELQEHQEEIEGMMNALFRGVFVHRYRDVLPEIRAICIEEIGSWMQSYSTSFLTDSYLKYIGWTLHDKHRDVRLKCLKALKGLYGNQDLTSRLELFTSRFKDRMVSMVMDREYDVAVEAVRLLIVILKSMDGVLTDADCESIYPVVYASNRALASAAGEFLYWKLFYPECETRAVGGRERRRSPRPQRTFFYLLLSFFVESELHDHAAYLVDSLWDCAGPLLKDWESLTSLLLEKDQNLGDVQESTLIEILVSSVRQASEGHPPVGRVTGKKGLTPKERKIQADDKVKLTEHLIPLLPQLLAKFSADAEKVAPLLRLLNYFDLNIYCTRRLEKHLELLLQQLQEVVVKHAEPAVLEAGAHALYLLCNPEFTFFTRVDFARSQLVDLLTDRFQQELEELLQSSFLDEDEVYSLAATLKRLSAFYNAHDLTRWELYEPCYQLLRKAVDTGEVPHQVTLPALTLVYFSILWTLTHISGSDASQSLSPQKQLLDLKGRMVAFCELCQSCLSDVDSEIQEQAFVLLSDLLLIFSPQMIIGGREFLRPLVFIPEATLQSELASFLMDHVFIQPGELSGGHSQEDHLQIEQLHQRRRLLAGFCKLLLYGVLEMDAASDVFKHYSKFYNDYGDIIKETLTRARQIDRSHCSRILLLSLKQLYTELLQEQGPQGLNELPAFIEMRDLARRFALSFGPQQLQNRDLVVMLHKEGIKFSLSELPPAGSSSQPPNLAFLELLAEFSPRLFHQDKQLLLSYLEKCLQRVSQAPGRPWGPVTTYCHSLSPGENTAEVSPQGYPRSKKRRVEGPSRQHREDISASQEESLQPNSIPATPMLTSTAVKSGQPLGASEEMEEGGSSELAFPQGLYLLGNPRSRSLSPQHFQTPLNPSDPGLGKQLTRLSLMEEDEEELEIHDDLSEDWQGSGKSSSSSEHRLDLLDSTELNTEDF; encoded by the exons TCTTTGGTCGATGAGTGGCTGGATAGCTACAAGCAAGACCAGGATGCAGCGTTCCTGGAGCTCGTTAACTTTTTCATCCGGTCTTGTGGATGTAAAG GCACTGTGACCCCTGAGATGTTCAAGAAGATGTCTAACTCAGAGATCATCCGGCACCTAACCGAACAGTTTAATGAG GATTCAGGAGACTATCCTCTGACAGCTTCAGGCCCATCCTGGAAGAAGTTCCAGGGAAGCTTCTGTGAATTTGTGAGGACATTGGTCTACCAGTGCCAGTACGGCCTCCTCTACGATGGCTTCCCCATGGACAACCTCATCTCCCTGCTCACTGGCCTCTCAGACTCCCAGGTCCGTGCCTTCCGTCACACCAGCACCCTGGCTG CCATGAAGCTGATGACCTCCCTGGTAAGAGTTGCCCTCCAGCTGAGTCTGCACAAGGACAACAATCAGCGTCAGTACGAGGCTGAACGGAACAAGGGCCCGGGACAGAGAGCGCCTGAGCGCCTCGAGAGCCTGCTGGAGAAACGCAGAGAG CTTCAAGAGCATCAAGAGGAGATTGAAGGGATGATGAATGCCCTTTTCAGGGGTGTCTTTGTACATCGGTACAG GGATGTCCTTCCTGAGATCCGTGCTATCTGCATCGAGGAGATTGGGTCTTGGATGCAGAGCTACAGCACCTCTTTCCTCACTGACAGCTACTTAAAATACATTGGCTGGACCCTGCATGATAAG CATCGAGATGTGCGTCTGAAGTGCTTGAAGGCTCTGAAAGGGCTGTATGGCAACCAAGACTTGACTTCGCGCCTGGAGCTCTTTACCAGCCGCTTTAAG GACCGGATGGTTTCCATGGTCATGGACCGAGAGTATGATGTGGCAGTGGAGGCCGTTAGGTTGCTGATAGTTATACTCAA GAGCATGGACGGGGTGCTGACGGATGCAGATTGCGAGAGCATCTACCCTGTCGTGTACGCCTCTAACAGAGCCCTGGCCTCTGCTGCAGGGGAGTTTCTGTACTGGAA GCTCTTCTACCCTGAGTGTGAGACAAGAGCAGTGGGCGGGAGAGAGCGTCGCCGAAGTCCACGCCCCCAGAGGACTTTCTTCTACCTTCTGCTGTCCTTTTTCGTGGAGAGTGAG CTCCATGACCACGCCGCGTACTTAGTTGACAGCCTGTGGGACTGTGCAGGGCCTCTGCTGAAGGACTGGGAGAGTCTGACAAGCCTGCTGCTGGAGAAGGACCAGA ACCTGGGCGATGTACAAGAGAGTACGCTGATAGAAATTCTTGTATCCAGTGTCCGGCAAGCTTCAGAGGGCCACCCACCTGTGGGACGGGTCACAGGGAAGAAG GGCTTAACCCCAAAAGAACGTAAGATCCAAGCCGATGACAAGGTGAAGCTGACTGAGCACCTCATCCCCCtgctcccccagctcctggccaag TTCTCAGCTGATGCAGAGAAGGTGGCTCCCCTGCTGCGGCTTCTCAACTACTTCGACCTCAACATCTACTGTACCAGGCGCTTGGAGAAA CACCTGGAGCTGCTCCTGCAgcagctccaggaggtggtggtgAAGCATGCGGAGCCTGCGGTGCTTGAGGCAGGCGCTCACGCCCTCTATCTGCTGTGTAATCCTGAGTTCACATTTTTCACCCGCGTGGACTTTGCCCGCAGCCAGTTGGTGGATCTCCTGACCGACCGCTTCCAGCAGGAGCTTGAAGAACTGCTTCAG tCGTCCTTCCTAGATGAAGATGAGGTGTACAGTCTGGCAGCCACTCTGAAGCGCCTCTCTGCCTTCTACAA tGCCCACGACCTAACCCGCTGGGAGCTTTATGAGCCCTGCTACCAACTCCTCCGAAAGGCTGTGGACACAGGAGAAGTTCCTCACCAG GTGACCCTGCCAGCCTTGACTCTTGtctatttttccattctttggACACTAACCCACATTTCTGGATCAGATGCTTCCCAG TCGTTGTCTCCACAGAAGCAGCTGTTGGATTTGAAGGGCAGGATGGTAGCCTTCTGCGAACTCTGCCAGAGCTGCCTCTCAGATGTGGATTCTGAGATCCAGGAGCAG gCTTTTGTCTTGTTAAGTGATCTGCTTCTCATCTTCAGCCCTCAGATGATTATAGGGGGACGAGAGTTCCTCAGGCCCCTTGTCTTTATTCCTGAAGCCACTCTGCAGTCTGAGCTGGCCAGCTTCCTCATGGACCAtgtcttcatccagcctggggaGCTGAGCGGTG GTCATTCCCAGGAGGATCACTTACAGATTGAGCAGCTGCACCAGCGGCGCCGCCTCCTGGCTGGGTTCTGCAAGCTGTTGCTCTATGGGGTGCTGGAGATGGACGCGGCCTCGGATGTTTTCAAGCACTACAGCAAG TTCTACAATGACTATGGTGATATTATCAAGGAAACATTAACAAGAGCAAGGCAGATTGACCGAAGCCACTGTTCCCGAATCCTGCTGCTGAGCCTCAAGCAG TTATACACAGAACTGCTGCAGGAACAAGGGCCCCAGGGCCTGAATGAGCTTCCAGCTTTCATCGAGATGAGGGACCTGGCCAGGAGATTTGCCTTGAGCTTTGGACCCCAGCAGCTACAGAACCGTGACCTTGTGGTCATGCTACACAA GGAAGGCATCAAGTTCTCCTTGTCTGAGCTTCCTCCAGCTGGCTCCTCCAGTCAGCCCCCAAATCTGGCATTCCTGGAGCTCCTCGCGGAGTTCTCCCCCCGACTCTTCCATCAGGACAAGCAGCTGCT ACTGTCCTACCTGGAAAAGTGTCTGCAGCGTGTCTCCCAGGCACCTGGTCGTCCCTGGGGTCCAGTCACCACCTACTGCCACTCCCTCAGCCCCGGAGAGAACACGGCCGAGGTCAGCCCTCAGGGCTACCCCCGCTCCAAGAAGAGGCGAGTTGAAG GGCCCTCCAGGCAGCACAGAGAAGACATCTCTGCATCCCAGGAGGAAAGCCTACAGCCGAACAGCATCCCAGCCACACCTATGCTCACCTCCACAGCTGTGAAGAGTGGGCAGCCCCTTGGGGCATCAGAGGAGATGGAAGAAGGCGGCAGCTCAGAACTGGCATTTCCCCAAGG CCTGTACCTTTTAGGCAACCCAAGGTCAAGGTCCTTGAGTCCACAGCATTTCCAGACTCCGCTCAACCCTTCAGATCCTGGTCTGGGCAAGCAGCTGACCCG GCTCAGCTTGATGGAAGAGgatgaggaagaattagaaattcACGACGACTTGAGTGAAGATTGGCAAGGTTCAGGCAAG TCCTCCTCCTCCAGTGAGCACAGGCTGGACCTTTTAGATTCTACAGAGCTGAACACTGAG GATTTCTGA